A stretch of DNA from Clostridia bacterium:
GGGTCAGTCCGTAAGCAGCATTCCCCGCTGTTCCTACCGCTTTGCTGAGCCAGTCCGATCTTGGAGCATCTAGGTAGCAAGTAGGGCAGTCACAGGCTGGGCAGATATTGCGGCAGGCATAGCAACGAATGCAACGGCTGTAGGCTTTTTCCCAAAACGCATACCGCTCATTTAAGCCTTGACTAGCCAACTGGTCAATCCGGGACGCGATTTTTTCTTGGGCCCCAGGCATTTCTTCTTCGACTGGTTCTCCGATTAAAACATCATAAAGCACCGGGTTGCGGTGGGTACATTCCTGGCATTTGCGAGCCAAAGGCACGTCCTGGTAGTTGGGATCGCCAGCCTGCCCCACCCTTGCCGCCACTTCGGCATCCCTCATCCCCGAGCAAGGAATGCCCACCAGATAAACCTTGTCGCGGTCAAATTGTTGGTCCTGGATCAGGCGAACCACAGCCCGTGAGTCACAGCCCTTCACTAAAAGGCCAATTTTACCATCTACATATCGATCGTCCAAGAGGTAAACAGTTAAATTAGTCAAGCAATACTGGTCCCAGATTAGCCGATCTGCTTCCTCAGGTTTGGTAACAAACGCTGGGGGAGATTGCCAGGGAAGACTGCCTTTCTCCCAGCCGATAAAGTACTTTACTTCCCCTTTAGCCAATAGCTCT
This window harbors:
- a CDS encoding 4Fe-4S dicluster domain-containing protein, giving the protein ELLAKGEVKYFIGWEKGSLPWQSPPAFVTKPEEADRLIWDQYCLTNLTVYLLDDRYVDGKIGLLVKGCDSRAVVRLIQDQQFDRDKVYLVGIPCSGMRDAEVAARVGQAGDPNYQDVPLARKCQECTHRNPVLYDVLIGEPVEEEMPGAQEKIASRIDQLASQGLNERYAFWEKAYSRCIRCYACRNICPACDCPTCYLDAPRSDWLSKAVGTAGNAAYGLTRALHVAGRCIQCGECERACPVNIPIMTLNQKIARDINELFGPYEAGMSVDSPLPLGEYRADDPGEFL